Below is a window of Allomuricauda ruestringensis DSM 13258 DNA.
TACAGCGTTTATTGAGTTTTCCACACTACCCCCGATGGATTTCTCCAAACGGATGGATTACTTGTTACGTTATCCCCACGGATGCGTGGAACAGACCACCTCCGCGGCATTCCCACAATTGTTCTTGGCAAATGTGCTGGACATCACTTTTGACAAAAAGAAGGACATCGAGAAAAACATTAAAGCTGCCATTGATAAATTGGGCGATTTCCAAATTCCCAATGGTGGATTAAGCTACTGGCCCGGTTATGGCAATGCCGATGATTGGGGCACTTCCTACGCTGGACATTTTATGTTGGAAGCCAAAAAGGAAGGGTATCAGTTACCGTTGACGTTCCTCAGCAATTGGCTACGCTTTCAAAAAAATGCGGCAAGACAATGGAGCAATCAGAGCACCTATTACAACGATGATATTTCACAAGCGTACCGATTGTACACCTTGGCCCTGGCCCAACAACCCGAACTGGCCGCAATGAACCGTTTACGGGAAACCGAAAACCTCAGCAACGAGGCCAAATGGAGATTGGCAGCAGCGTATGCCTTGGTCGGTAAAAAAGAAGTGGCCCAAGCCATTGTACAAAAGGCCAATATTAATTTTACTCCCAACAATTACAATTACAGAACCTATGGTTCCGTATTCCGAAACAGGGCCATGGCTTTAGAGACTATGGTGATTTTGGGTGACTCCCAACAAAGGGAATTGGCTGTTTCCTTAGCCAAAAATTTATCGTCTCAAAGCTGGTACAGTACCCAAGAAACTGCTTTTGCCCTCTTGGCCATGTCCAAAATGGTGATGAAAAACGGAGGAAGGTCCATCGACCTCACCTTTGCCAACAACGGAAAAGAGGTTGCTGTAAAAACCGACAGGGCCATTGCACAAAGAGAGCTTGCCATTGGCTCGTTCAAAGAGGAGATTGAGGTGAAAAACAATCAAGGCAATACCATTTATGCCACCCTTACCCAAACTGGCAAATTACCAGTCGGTGAGGAATTGGCCCAGCAACAAAACCTAAGATTGTCGGTCAATTACCAAGACCCCCTTGGCAATTCCATCAATGTGGATGAACTGAGACAGGGAACAGAGTTTCAAGCTCAGATTACAATATTTAATGGTTCGGATGATTATATCGATAATGTAGCACTTACCCATATCGTGCCCAGCGGATGGGAAATTGTGGACACTTCATTTGCTGGAGGCAGCAACGCAAATGCTTCAAAAGCGGATTATGTGGATACCAGGGACGACCGTACCCATTTGTATTTTGATATTGATAGCAGAAAGTCGAAAACGTTCACCATAAAACTGAACGCTTCGTTTTTGGGGGAATACTATTTGCCCGGAGCACAAGTAGAAGCCATGTACGATAACACTTATTATGCTAGAAACAAGGGCAATTGGGTCAAAGTTGTTCAGTAGTTTGGTGTGGATGAAGTTTTTTTTATCAGCCCTAAAAAAAACCATTTTAAAACACCGAATCAAGGTTGTCCTTTTATCCATTGTATTGATTTTATGGCTATTCTGTTTGCCAAAAAATCTGTTCAAAGACCCCACCTCAACGGTTGTCGACAGTTCGGAAGGTTCCCTGATCGGTGCTCGCATAGCTGATGATGGTCAATGGCGGTTCCCGCAAATGGATTCTGTTCCGGAACGCTTCAAGCAGAGTATTTTACTGTTTGAGGACGAGTATTTTTATAATCATCCCGGGTTTAACCCAATCTCCATTATCAAGGCCATTGGGCACAACCTCACCAAAGAAACCCGAAGGGGTGGCAGCACCATCACTCAGCAGGTCATCCGTTTGAGCCGAAAAAATCAAAGCAGAACCTATTGGGAAAAACTCATCGAAGTCTTTATGGCCACTCGGCTGGAATTACGGCACTCCAAAGAAGAAATTTTAAAACTCTATGCCTCCCACACACCTTACGGGGGCAATGTAGTAGGTTTGGAAACGGCTGCATGGCGATATTTTGGAATCCCCGCCCACGAATTGAGCTGGGGGCAATCGGCTGCGCTGGCGGTTTTACCCAATGCCCCGGCATTGATTTTCCCCGGAAGAAACGAACAAACCTTTATGGACAAACGAAACCGATTATTGAAAAAATTGTGGGAGAAAGAGGTCATTGACGAAACTACTTACGAATTGGCCATTGCCGAACCACTTCCACAAAAACCAATGCCACTGCCCGATATAGCTCCCCATCTTACGGAACGTATCCGAAACGAGCATCCTGGTGAACGTATAACCACTTCTGTGCAAAGACCGTTACAACATCGATTGAATCTTTTGGCCGAACGGCATTATCGGCAGTTGCAGAGCAACGAAATCCACAATTTGGCTATTTTGGTCTTAGATGTGGAAACCCGAAAAGTGCTTGGGTATGTGGGAAATTCACCTTCAGCGGAAGAGCATTCAAACTACGTGGACATCATCACTAAAAAAAGAAGTACTGGGAGTACCTTAAAGCCATTTTTGTTTGCTTCTTTATTGGATGAGGGAGCATTGTTGCCGAATAGTCTGGTCGAAGACGTTCCCACCGTGATCAACGGATACAACCCTCAAAATTTTGATTTGAAACATGTAGGTGCCGTACCCGCCAGTAAAGCCCTTTCCCGTTCGTTGAATGTACCCGCGGTTAGATTGTTGCGGGAATATGGACTTCAAAAATTCTATAACAAACTCCATAAAATGGAAATGGAATCGTTGGATAAACCCGCTTCCTACTACGGCCTCTCCTTGATTCTTGGTGGTGCCGAGAGTTCCCTTTGGGAAGTGACTTCCACATACGCCTCCATGGCTTCCAGTCTGAATTATTTTTTGAAACATTCCAGCACCTATAGAAACCAAGAGTTTACAGAAGCCTCTTATCTACAGAATGAGACCAAAGATTTTGGGGAAGAGCGGTTTGACCCCTTGGTTTTTGGCGCAGGAGCCATTTATAGCACATTCCAGTCCATGTACGAAGTCAACCGACCGGAAGGTGACGAAAACTGGCAGTTTTTTGATTCCTCACAACCTATTGCATGGAAAACGGGGACCAGTTTTGGCTTTAAGGATGCATGGGCCGTAGGGGTTACTCCAAAATATGCCATTGGGGTTTGGGTGGGCAATGCCGATGGAGAAGGCAGACCCGGACTTACAGGAATCACCGCAGCCGCTCCCTTACTTTTCGACGTTTTGGATGCGCTGCCCCAAAGCGGTTGGTTCCAAGAACCTTTTGATGACCTTACCGAAATTGAAGTATGTGCTCAAAGTGGATTTCGGGCTTCCATTTATTGTGATGACATAAAAAAAGAATTCGTGCCGACCCACGGCACCCGAAGCGGAGCTTGTCCGTATCATCAGCAGGTGTTTTTAGATGCTTCGGAGAAATTTAGGGTGAATTCCGAGTGTTATCCGTTGGGGGATATGATGGCCAAAAATTGGTTGGTGCTCCCTCCTATTTTGGAATATTATTATACATCTTCCAATCCCAATTACAAACCTTTACCGCCTTATTTAGATGGTTGTTCCACATTGGAAAACAATTTAATGGAATTCATTTACCCAAAAAAAAACGAAGCTGTCCTCCTCCCGAAAAATTTGGGTAACAAAACATCGGAAATCATTTTAAAATTGGCCCATCAACAATCCGATGCCGTAGTGTATTGGTATTTGGATGAAACTTTTGTGGGCAAGACCGAAAATTTCCATGAACTCATCTTGGCTATTGAACCAGGGGAGTATGTCCTTACTGCTGTCGATAATCAAGGCAACCGAGTACAACAGTTGGTGGAAGTGCGCTCGGCGTCGGGGAACTAAATGTTCTCTGTAGGTCTAAAAACCAAAAGAACGGTCAGTTTAGATTAAACTACATTTGATTAGCTTTGTTAAATGGAGAGAAACAATTGGTCAAAAGAAGAAACTATTATTGCTTTTAATGTGTATTGTAAAATACCTTTTAAAAGTAGTAGTAAGACCAATCCAACCATTATAAAATACGCAAATATCATTGGGCGTTCTCCGTCAGCACTGAATATGAAGGTTGGAAATTTTGGAAGACTTGACCCTGATTTGAGAAAACAAGGAATCGTTGGTTTAGGAAATGGCAGTAAACTTGATGAGGTTGTTTGGAATGAATTTAATGGAAATTGGGAAAAACTTGCTTTTGAAAGTGAAGAATTGATTGCTAAGTTTCAAAACAAAACCATTGAAGAAAGTGAAGGAATAAATTTAGATGATTTAACCGAAGGAAAGGAACGAGAAACAATTGTAAAAACAAGGGTTAATCAGAGCTTCTTTAGAAGCACAATACTTTCATCCTACAATTTAAAATGTTGCATAACAGGACTGTCAATACCTGATTTTTTGGTGGCAAGTCATATAAAACCTTGGGCAAAAGATAAAGAGAACAGAATTAATCCGCATAATGGACTTTGTTTAAATTCTATTCACGATAAAGCATTTGATAAAGGTTTTATTACAATTACACCTGATTACAAAATTGTACTTTCAAGTCTTTTTGAGAACTATCCAAACGAAGAAGCTGTAAATGACTTTTTCAAAAAACACAAAAACCAAAAAATCAATTTGCCCGATAGGTTTTTACCATCAAAAGAATTTTTAGAATATCATTATGAGAATATATTTATCAAATAATCCGAGCTTACGGAATACAATCTTTCCCTAAAACTTATATCTTCAAAACAACGAGTATAGCAAAAACAGCCCATATGATTGGCAATGCCGTGCCGCCAGAATATGCGGAAGCGATTGGGAAAGCTATTGTAGTAAATCATCAAAGATAATAATTCTTAGACACAAGGTTCTTTTCTCAAATTATTAATCAACTACAATCAGAGTAAGTGGTAGAAGTACACTCGGCGTCGGGCGAATAGTTATTTCTTCCGCATGAAAATGGTCATCGGCACTCCAGTAAAATCAAAATTCTGCCTGATTTTGTTCTCCAAAAACCTTTTATAGGGATCCTTCACATATTGTGGCAAGTTGCAAAAAAACGCAAATTGCGGGT
It encodes the following:
- the pbpC gene encoding penicillin-binding protein 1C; this translates as MKFFLSALKKTILKHRIKVVLLSIVLILWLFCLPKNLFKDPTSTVVDSSEGSLIGARIADDGQWRFPQMDSVPERFKQSILLFEDEYFYNHPGFNPISIIKAIGHNLTKETRRGGSTITQQVIRLSRKNQSRTYWEKLIEVFMATRLELRHSKEEILKLYASHTPYGGNVVGLETAAWRYFGIPAHELSWGQSAALAVLPNAPALIFPGRNEQTFMDKRNRLLKKLWEKEVIDETTYELAIAEPLPQKPMPLPDIAPHLTERIRNEHPGERITTSVQRPLQHRLNLLAERHYRQLQSNEIHNLAILVLDVETRKVLGYVGNSPSAEEHSNYVDIITKKRSTGSTLKPFLFASLLDEGALLPNSLVEDVPTVINGYNPQNFDLKHVGAVPASKALSRSLNVPAVRLLREYGLQKFYNKLHKMEMESLDKPASYYGLSLILGGAESSLWEVTSTYASMASSLNYFLKHSSTYRNQEFTEASYLQNETKDFGEERFDPLVFGAGAIYSTFQSMYEVNRPEGDENWQFFDSSQPIAWKTGTSFGFKDAWAVGVTPKYAIGVWVGNADGEGRPGLTGITAAAPLLFDVLDALPQSGWFQEPFDDLTEIEVCAQSGFRASIYCDDIKKEFVPTHGTRSGACPYHQQVFLDASEKFRVNSECYPLGDMMAKNWLVLPPILEYYYTSSNPNYKPLPPYLDGCSTLENNLMEFIYPKKNEAVLLPKNLGNKTSEIILKLAHQQSDAVVYWYLDETFVGKTENFHELILAIEPGEYVLTAVDNQGNRVQQLVEVRSASGN
- a CDS encoding HNH endonuclease, with product MERNNWSKEETIIAFNVYCKIPFKSSSKTNPTIIKYANIIGRSPSALNMKVGNFGRLDPDLRKQGIVGLGNGSKLDEVVWNEFNGNWEKLAFESEELIAKFQNKTIEESEGINLDDLTEGKERETIVKTRVNQSFFRSTILSSYNLKCCITGLSIPDFLVASHIKPWAKDKENRINPHNGLCLNSIHDKAFDKGFITITPDYKIVLSSLFENYPNEEAVNDFFKKHKNQKINLPDRFLPSKEFLEYHYENIFIK
- a CDS encoding DNA cytosine methyltransferase, with the translated sequence MQSFPKTYIFKTTSIAKTAHMIGNAVPPEYAEAIGKAIVVNHQR